In Helicobacter bilis, a genomic segment contains:
- the rpsL gene encoding 30S ribosomal protein S12, with protein sequence MPTFNQLIRKERKKVVKKTKSPALVECPQRRGVCTRVYTTTPKKPNSAIRKVAKVRLTSKFEVISYIPGIGHNLQEHSIVLVRGGRVRDLPGVKYHIIRGALDTAGVAKRSVSRSKYGAKKAKDAKK encoded by the coding sequence GTGCCAACGTTTAATCAGTTGATTCGCAAGGAAAGAAAAAAGGTTGTCAAAAAGACAAAGTCGCCAGCGTTAGTAGAGTGTCCTCAAAGAAGAGGTGTTTGCACAAGAGTTTATACTACAACACCAAAGAAGCCAAACTCAGCGATTAGAAAAGTAGCTAAAGTGCGACTTACAAGCAAGTTTGAAGTGATTAGTTATATACCGGGTATTGGTCATAACTTACAAGAGCACTCTATTGTATTAGTGCGTGGTGGCAGGGTAAGAGACTTACCGGGTGTTAAATATCATATTATCCGCGGTGCGCTTGATACTGCAGGTGTTGCAAAGCGATCTGTTTCACGCAGTAAATATGGTGCTAAAAAAGCAAAAGATGCTAAAAAATAA
- the rpsG gene encoding 30S ribosomal protein S7: MRRRKAPVREVLGDPIYGNKVVTKFINKMMYDGKRSVAEKIIYAAFNRIEEKSGEKGIEVFEKALANIRPLVEVRSRRVGGATYQVPVEVRPERQQSLSIRWLLEATRKRNERTMIERLANELMDAASDKGAAFKKKEDVHKMAEANKAFAHYRW, translated from the coding sequence ATGAGAAGAAGAAAAGCCCCCGTTAGAGAAGTTTTGGGCGATCCAATATATGGCAATAAGGTTGTAACAAAGTTTATCAATAAAATGATGTATGATGGTAAAAGAAGCGTAGCAGAAAAGATTATTTATGCAGCTTTTAATAGAATCGAAGAAAAAAGCGGTGAAAAAGGCATTGAAGTCTTTGAAAAAGCATTAGCAAATATCCGTCCGCTTGTGGAAGTAAGAAGCAGAAGAGTAGGTGGGGCAACCTATCAAGTGCCAGTAGAAGTGCGACCAGAAAGACAACAAAGCCTTTCTATCCGTTGGCTTTTAGAAGCTACAAGAAAACGCAATGAACGCACAATGATAGAGCGTTTAGCAAATGAACTTATGGACGCAGCAAGTGATAAAGGTGCGGCATTTAAGAAAAAAGAAGATGTGCATAAAATGGCAGAAGCAAACAAAGCGTTTGCACATTATCGCTGGTAG
- the fusA gene encoding elongation factor G, which yields MARKTPLNKIRNIGIAAHIDAGKTTTSERILFYTGVSHKIGEVHDGAATMDWMEQEKERGITITSAATTCFWKDHQINLIDTPGHVDFTIEVERSMRVLDGAVAVFCSVGGVQPQSETVWRQANKYGVPRMVFVNKMDRIGANFYNVESQIKERLKANPVPICIPIGAEDSFKGVVDLVLMKAIVWNDESMGAKYDIEEIPADLMDKANEYREKLVESAAEQDEALMEKYLGGEELSEAEIKKGIKMGCHNMSLIPMLCGSSFKNKGVQTLLDAVVDYLPAPTEVAEIKGIEPKTEEEVLVESSDDGEFAGLAFKIMTDPFVGQLTFVRVYRGKLESGSYVYNSTKGKKERVGRLLKMHSNKREDIKEVYAGEICAFVGLKETLTGDTLCDDKKPVILERMEFPEPVIHIAVEPKTKADQEKMAVALGKLAEEDPSFRVSTQEETGQTLIGGMGELHLEIIVDRLKREFRVEAEVGQPQVAFRETIRSSVTQECKYAKQSGGRGQYGHVHIKLEPKEAGSGYEFVNEISGGVIPKEYIPAVDKGIQEAMQNGVLAGYPVVDCKVTLYDGSYHEVDSSEMAFKIAGSMAFKDACRKANAVLLEPMMKVEVEVPEEYMGDVIGDLNRRRGQINSMDDRMGLKIVNAFVPLAEMFGYSTDLRSATQGRGTYTMEFDHYGEVPSNIAKEIMDKRSS from the coding sequence ATGGCTAGAAAAACCCCTTTAAATAAAATACGCAATATCGGTATTGCCGCACATATTGATGCTGGAAAAACGACAACTTCAGAGAGAATCTTATTCTACACAGGTGTAAGCCATAAGATTGGCGAAGTGCATGATGGTGCTGCGACAATGGACTGGATGGAGCAAGAAAAAGAGAGAGGTATCACTATTACTTCTGCGGCGACTACTTGCTTTTGGAAAGATCATCAAATTAATCTCATCGACACTCCCGGACATGTCGATTTTACAATTGAAGTAGAGAGGTCTATGCGTGTGCTTGATGGTGCTGTGGCTGTGTTTTGTTCTGTCGGTGGTGTGCAGCCCCAAAGTGAAACCGTGTGGCGACAAGCAAATAAATATGGCGTGCCGCGTATGGTATTTGTGAATAAAATGGATAGAATCGGTGCGAATTTCTATAATGTAGAATCACAAATCAAAGAGCGACTAAAGGCTAATCCTGTGCCAATCTGCATTCCTATCGGTGCGGAAGATTCTTTCAAAGGTGTAGTTGATTTAGTATTAATGAAAGCTATCGTGTGGAATGATGAATCTATGGGTGCAAAATACGATATAGAAGAGATTCCAGCAGATTTAATGGATAAAGCAAATGAATATAGAGAAAAGCTTGTGGAATCTGCAGCCGAGCAAGATGAAGCTTTAATGGAAAAATATCTAGGTGGCGAAGAGCTAAGTGAAGCAGAGATTAAAAAAGGCATTAAAATGGGTTGCCATAATATGAGCCTTATCCCTATGCTTTGTGGTTCAAGCTTTAAAAACAAAGGTGTGCAAACATTGCTTGATGCAGTCGTTGATTATCTCCCCGCACCAACAGAAGTTGCAGAAATTAAGGGCATTGAGCCAAAAACAGAAGAAGAGGTGCTTGTAGAATCTAGCGATGATGGCGAATTTGCAGGACTTGCATTTAAGATTATGACAGACCCTTTTGTTGGACAGCTTACATTCGTGCGTGTATATCGCGGTAAGTTAGAATCTGGTAGCTATGTGTATAACTCTACAAAAGGCAAAAAGGAAAGGGTAGGGCGACTTTTAAAAATGCACTCTAATAAGAGAGAAGATATTAAAGAAGTCTATGCCGGTGAGATTTGTGCCTTTGTTGGTTTAAAAGAGACGCTAACTGGAGATACACTTTGTGATGATAAAAAGCCCGTGATTCTAGAGCGTATGGAGTTCCCAGAACCTGTTATACATATCGCAGTTGAGCCAAAGACAAAAGCAGATCAAGAGAAAATGGCAGTAGCACTTGGTAAGCTTGCAGAAGAAGACCCAAGCTTTAGGGTAAGCACACAGGAAGAAACAGGGCAAACACTTATAGGCGGTATGGGCGAATTGCATCTTGAAATCATTGTGGATAGACTAAAGCGAGAATTCCGCGTTGAAGCAGAAGTTGGACAGCCACAAGTTGCCTTTAGGGAGACTATTCGCAGCAGTGTTACACAAGAATGTAAATACGCCAAGCAGTCAGGTGGTCGTGGGCAATACGGACATGTGCATATTAAGCTAGAGCCAAAAGAGGCGGGCAGTGGTTATGAATTTGTAAATGAGATTAGCGGTGGTGTGATCCCAAAAGAATATATCCCAGCCGTTGATAAGGGTATCCAAGAAGCAATGCAAAATGGTGTGTTAGCAGGCTATCCAGTGGTAGATTGTAAAGTAACGCTTTATGATGGAAGCTACCACGAAGTAGATTCAAGCGAAATGGCATTTAAGATTGCTGGATCTATGGCATTTAAAGATGCTTGTCGCAAGGCAAATGCGGTATTATTAGAGCCTATGATGAAAGTGGAAGTTGAAGTGCCAGAAGAGTATATGGGCGATGTTATCGGCGATTTAAACCGCAGAAGAGGACAGATTAACTCTATGGACGATAGAATGGGGTTAAAAATCGTTAATGCGTTCGTGCCACTTGCTGAAATGTTTGGCTATTCTACTGATTTGCGTTCAGCTACACAGGGTAGAGGCACTTATACGATGGAATTTGATCACTATGGCGAAGTGCCTAGCAATATCGCTAAAGAAATCATGGATAAACGCAGTAGCTAA
- the glmM gene encoding phosphoglucosamine mutase: MKIFGTDGVRGKAGVDITAMVALRLGIAAGLYFQRDSIGNRILVGKDTRRSGYMVENALVSGLTAVGMDVIQVGPMPTPAIAFLTEDMRCDAGIMISASHNPYFDNGIKFFDKYGFKLDETKEQEIESLYHSKDLERHYKIGTEIGASKRIDDVIGRYIVHIKNSFPKHLTLQGVRIVLDCANGAAYKVAPSVFEELGADVIVLSDSPNGSNINENCGAMHPNVLADEVKRLRADIGFGLDGDADRLIVIDNEGNLIDGDKLIGALALYQKKKKLLHNNGIVATLMSNIALETFLRVHDIKLERCNVGDKYVLQAMLKCGFNFGGEQSGHIIFSDFAKTGDGLVSALQVAALVLESNKTSKDALNPFALAPQKQSNLQIKQKLPLDSIQGLNEILKEIESHKIRHLVRYSGTENKIRILLEGNDEAKLESYNAKLQELFLKTLC; this comes from the coding sequence ATGAAGATTTTTGGCACAGATGGCGTGAGGGGTAAGGCTGGTGTGGATATTACCGCTATGGTTGCGTTGCGGCTTGGCATTGCTGCTGGATTGTATTTCCAAAGAGATTCTATTGGGAATAGAATCCTTGTTGGCAAGGATACAAGGCGAAGCGGCTATATGGTTGAAAATGCGCTTGTATCCGGGCTTACTGCCGTTGGTATGGATGTGATACAAGTAGGTCCTATGCCAACACCCGCTATTGCGTTTTTGACTGAAGATATGCGTTGTGATGCGGGCATTATGATTAGTGCTAGTCATAATCCCTACTTTGATAATGGCATTAAATTCTTTGATAAATATGGCTTTAAACTCGATGAGACAAAAGAGCAAGAGATAGAATCTTTATATCATAGCAAGGATTTAGAGAGACATTATAAAATCGGCACAGAGATTGGCGCAAGTAAAAGGATTGATGATGTGATAGGTCGCTATATCGTGCATATTAAGAACTCTTTTCCTAAGCATTTAACTTTGCAAGGGGTAAGAATCGTGCTTGATTGTGCGAATGGTGCGGCATATAAGGTCGCCCCTAGCGTGTTTGAAGAGCTTGGTGCTGATGTGATTGTGCTAAGTGATTCTCCAAATGGCTCAAATATTAATGAAAACTGCGGGGCAATGCACCCAAATGTATTAGCCGATGAGGTAAAAAGGCTTCGTGCGGATATTGGCTTTGGGCTTGATGGTGATGCGGATAGATTGATAGTGATTGATAATGAAGGTAATTTAATCGATGGAGATAAGCTAATCGGGGCATTAGCTCTCTATCAAAAAAAGAAAAAATTGCTACATAATAATGGCATAGTAGCGACACTTATGAGTAATATCGCGCTAGAGACTTTCTTAAGAGTGCATGATATTAAGCTAGAGCGATGCAATGTCGGCGATAAATATGTATTACAAGCAATGCTTAAATGTGGCTTTAACTTTGGTGGGGAACAAAGCGGACATATCATCTTTTCAGACTTTGCAAAAACGGGTGATGGCTTAGTCTCTGCCCTGCAAGTAGCAGCCCTTGTGTTAGAGAGCAACAAAACAAGTAAAGATGCACTAAATCCATTTGCCCTTGCACCACAAAAGCAAAGTAATCTTCAAATAAAGCAAAAATTACCACTAGATTCCATACAAGGCTTAAATGAGATTCTAAAAGAGATAGAATCTCATAAAATCCGCCATCTAGTCCGCTACTCTGGCACAGAGAATAAAATCCGCATTCTACTTGAGGGCAATGATGAAGCAAAACTTGAATCTTATAATGCTAAGTTGCAAGAACTTTTTCTAAAAACTCTATGCTAA